The nucleotide window GTTGGGCAAAAAGACCAGAGGAACCGGATCTGGGTGCACAAGGTTCTCGGCGAACTCCTCTCGTAACCTGCAAGAAGATAGCAATGGTCACCACCTAGATCCGTTTGTTAGATTTCTTCTACAAGTAAGGTAGCATACAGAACAAATCCTCAAAAACTATTTTCAGATCTGCGGGAACAAACCTGTCAACGACATCGAGCAGGAACTCAAGCCCAGAATCATCAATTATTCCAGTAGCCGCCGGTGCAGAACTAGCGCCGCCGCAAGGAACTACTCAAACCGGGGACAACGGTGTTTGGGGGGAGGAGGGGCGACGAGGTTTCCAGATTGAACGAGCTTAGATGAGGGTGACGTTCGACAAACGGCTCAGTTGTCCACTGCCTTATCTGATCCCTGGCTCGGTTGGCCTTCTAACGATCTGGTCACGGACCAGAGTTCCTCTGCGCGAATGCCGTCCCACCCATACGTTTTGGGCCCACGAATGCGCTACTGTTTCCTACCGTATTTCACTGCACGTCCAATTTCCCACGCTCCGCGTCAGACGCGTCAGAGCGAATTTCACGGATCCCAAGCGCCGAGCAGACGCCCACGATTTCAGGTGCAGCTGGGCTCGGGCACCAAATCGACGCGTCCTAGAATCTATTGTTACTCAACATGAGAAAGGAAATGTTCTTCACTCCAAAACACTAAGGAAGTTGTCCCTCAAGAAGATTGTTGCTTAAGTCCAAGGCATACAAGGCTTCCGCTTTGCAGAGAGATTCGGGAATATGACCAGTTATTTGATTGGAGATCAGCACCAATGAAATCAAATCCGGAGTCCCAATGTTTGATGGCAAATTTCCAGTTAATGAGTTTTCGGACATGTCCAAGAAGGTAATATTTCTTGGTAAGTTCGGGATTTCACCAGTTAGTGTATTTGAATTGATAAAGAAAAATTGCAGCGACATGAATTCCATGTTTGCCGGCAACCTGCCACTAATTTCATTGTTGGAGATGTGCAGATATGTGACCTTTGCAAATGTAGTGTTGAACCAATCAGGAAGCCTATCAACTATACCTGTGCTTGATAACTCCACCCGGAGAGCATCCACTTGGAACTGAAGCCATGCAGGAAATGAAGGACCTAATTGGCAAGAGGAAAGTTCTACTTCTTCTAAACTGAAGGGTGGTATCCAATCGGGATCAACTGTAATCCTCAAGGAATTCCCACTTAAATCCAGCGACTTTAACTTCGTTAGACTTGCAAAATGTTCTTCAGTGAAATCACCAGTCAAGTTGTTGCCTTCAAGATTCATCATGGTCAAGTTGCCGAGCATGCCGATCTCAGATGGCACAGGTCCACTGAGATTGTTGGAAGAGAGATCAAGTCTGCTTAAACTAGAGAGCAGCCCCACCCCGTGCGGTATGCCTCCATTTAGGTTGTTCACAGAGATATCAAGAACGACTAAGCTGGTCAGGTGTGCTGTCTGATCCGGCATGTTTCCGCTGATATTGTTGTAGCCCAAACGCAACACTTGCAGTTTGTTCAAGGGACACTGTGGCATCCTCCCTATAATATCCTTTATATTTTCAACAATTTGACACCAAGAAAGGTCCAGAATTTTCAGACTGCATAGGTGTTTGAAGCTTGTACTGCTCATCCCTCCCATGTTAGGATTACCTGACAAATCAAGGACTTGGAGGGATGTCATATGTGCCAGTGCATCCGGAGCTTGACCGTACAGTTGAGTGCCGACAAGGTAAAGATGCTGGAGGCCTGTCAAATTCCAAAACCAACCCCTTGCCATTGGGTGTGCAAAGGTGTTGTCGGAGAGATCAAGCCTCTCGAGTTTGGTAAGGTTAATATGTGGGAGTGAATGATTTGCGGTTGAAAGAGAGCAAAACCGAAGGTTGAGGGCCTTCAAAGAAGGAATCATGTTGACAACATAAGGCCAATCAACTATCGTGCTGAGGTTTACTGAATTCATTCCAAGAGACCGCAATTTAGGGATGCGTGCTACCCATGAAATGTCTCTTGAGTACATACGTCCTGTGCCAATTTGGCATGAGAGGTCAAGATGCTGCAAGTTTGAGAGGTTGCCGAGCTGAGGGGGCACTCTGCCAGAAAATGGTATGCCAGAGAGGTTGAGATATCTCAATCTCGTCAAAGAGCCCAAGAACTCCGGCATGCGACCACTTGGGCCCTGGAGGAAATTCATGCTAAGATCAAGGTGCACAAGACGATCCATGGTGAGCAAAGAATTACTTATCTGGCCAACCAAAGCCGTGTCTCCATAGTACCCTCCGGGGAAGATGTTCTCATTGATAGTCTGTGTCTCCGCATGCCGATTACGAAGATCAAGCCTAAGGATATGGCCGGTCCGATTGCTGCACTTGACGCCCCTCCACTGACAGCAGTTCCCTTGGCCTTCCTTGTGCCAAGAGTCAAGGACGCCCAAGAGGTCGCTGGTGATGCCGCGCTTGAAGGACAGCAGGGGGCGTCCCGCTCCCGCGGTATGCAGCTTGCGCCGGCCGGCCCGAGCTGAAGTGCATCGGAGGCCAGCAAGTCGGCAGCAGCTAGGACGCATATGAGCAGGAGTTTGGAAGACTATGGATCCTTCTCCGTGCCGCTGCGAACAGAGTTTCGTGCTAGTTGCAAGCAATTTTGGTCCATGTTTTTACTTAGTCCATGTCCCTGGCTGACTGGCAATCTGACGGCAACCCTGTGAGCAAGCATGCACACACGTTTTTTGGCCAAGTGTACGTCAGAATGGAGAATTTCCACATGCTCCAAGGCCTGAATTCGCCTACGTGTGTGTGACGTGCAGGTTATGCAAGTGAACACCACCACTTGGTTTATATGAGGTGCAGGCTTTTCCTTGCATTTGTGGGCTTATAAATAAGTGAAGATAATTTCAGGGCAGTTTTACTGTTTCTTTTAGTCATTGTTGCTGCAGTCATCCCTGAGAAGTAGGCCAATGAGAATTAATTTCTGCAGGGTTGTACAATGATCTCTCTCAAGCTTCACACCTGGAAACTAGTTCTGAACTTCTCTGTGCTTCCGTTGTCCTTGGCAAACAAAGATGACCAAACAGGCCTGCGCCGACCACGTCCTTCCTTCCATCGCACCACGGTTAGCTGCTCGGCGTTGCGGCGCAAAGTATAGGGAGCTATCAAAGGTCGGACTGCAGCTACAGGGCAGGGCTTCAGGGACTGATCGCCGTTTTATTTCTTGTTTTCTGAACCAGTAGCTCTACACTGCACAGAGAGAGAGGCACCGATTCAGTCCACATCTCCCATGTAGTACAACCGTACTGAATTGCAAACAAGCAACGTATCAACTCCAACAAACACTACCTAGTGATATTCAGTTACAATCGAAGATTCATATACAGTGATGAAACACGCATGTCGCAGCCATTCTCGACAGATAAAAAGGCCGTTGATATATAGAAGAAAATATATGGAAGATTAAACCTAGCTAGTAACTGACAACACTGGTGACTTCTTTTCTAAAAAAAGCTAGTAACTGACAACACTGGTGACTTCTATTTGTTCTAACCTGCAATCCCGCACAAACCAAACATGGCGTTCATTGTGGCCCTATGAAAATCTCCTATGAAAATTAGCTGGCGATTTGCCTGTCCCTATGTCTCATTTACTGTACAAAAATGTTGCTTGTATAGATAGGCTCCTTCTTTTTTGGTCATTGATTGATGTGGCTGGTTTATGTCTCCACAATGACAGAAACTTTGGCATCATATATTGTAGTAATAAAAATATGCTCCTTCCATCGTGCCTGGGTTGTTATAATTAGATTGATGTGGCTGGTTTATGTCTCCACAATGACAGAGCTTCTACGTAATAATTAACTTTGACATTGTTCCATAAGAAAA belongs to Triticum urartu cultivar G1812 chromosome 7, Tu2.1, whole genome shotgun sequence and includes:
- the LOC125524782 gene encoding receptor-like protein EIX2 is translated as MRPSCCRLAGLRCTSARAGRRKLHTAGAGRPLLSFKRGITSDLLGVLDSWHKEGQGNCCQWRGVKCSNRTGHILRLDLRNRHAETQTINENIFPGGYYGDTALVGQISNSLLTMDRLVHLDLSMNFLQGPSGRMPEFLGSLTRLRYLNLSGIPFSGRVPPQLGNLSNLQHLDLSCQIGTGRMYSRDISWVARIPKLRSLGMNSVNLSTIVDWPYVVNMIPSLKALNLRFCSLSTANHSLPHINLTKLERLDLSDNTFAHPMARGWFWNLTGLQHLYLVGTQLYGQAPDALAHMTSLQVLDLSGNPNMGGMSSTSFKHLCSLKILDLSWCQIVENIKDIIGRMPQCPLNKLQVLRLGYNNISGNMPDQTAHLTSLVVLDISVNNLNGGIPHGVGLLSSLSRLDLSSNNLSGPVPSEIGMLGNLTMMNLEGNNLTGDFTEEHFASLTKLKSLDLSGNSLRITVDPDWIPPFSLEEVELSSCQLGPSFPAWLQFQVDALRVELSSTGIVDRLPDWFNTTFAKVTYLHISNNEISGRLPANMEFMSLQFFFINSNTLTGEIPNLPRNITFLDMSENSLTGNLPSNIGTPDLISLVLISNQITGHIPESLCKAEALYALDLSNNLLEGQLP